The Silene latifolia isolate original U9 population chromosome X, ASM4854445v1, whole genome shotgun sequence genome contains the following window.
ACATTTTTATTCTTTTATGACGAGTATTTTAATTAAACATAAAGAATCTATTAAATTGTAAATCCCTTTCAATACTTTTTGTATAGAGTATTGACTTATTTAGCTAGTCATGTGATTAATTTGCAACTATTTTTGTTGTCCTATTTGCCTAAAAAGACAAATGAATGAAGATATTAATTTTGCAAATTGACTTTGAGTCATAGTCTTATTTATTATGAACGATGTTCAAATATCAACACCACGGCTATTGAGTACGAGTTGATAGTAGTTGGAAAATGAATAAGGATATTTTCGGTTCCTTAAAAGAAATGAAGAGTTCATTTCTTGTGCGGTTAACGGTCCTAATTATATCTATCGGTTATCAATAAGGTACGAGTAcactaattaaattaaacaattataattacgAAGTAATTAGTAAAAAGTGTGCAATTGACTGAATTCATGATAAATACTCGataattattttaattgataaTCTACTTAATTAACCTTAAGCATTAACTAGTTAGTATTTTCGGTAACCTCGATTTAACCTCACAGAAAGTGTTAAGGTCGAAAACATAAGCATCTATCGGGTAAACGAGTTTTGAGCAACTTAAAATCGAGTGACAATAAAATTTAACTAGTTTTAAATCTGTGAAATTCACGGATCTGTTTTTACAATTGTAAATCAATATAGCTAATAATAATTAAGATATAATAATTttttagttagttataattataaCTATAATCTTCGCTATAAAATGATCCAGAAATCCAGACTTAATCAGTGAAATATTATTAGCCACATATATTTCACTAATCATGCACCTATTTTAGTCACTCAATCCACAACCACCTAAATCATATTATTCCCTTTCTGTAACTAGGCAATCATgcaataaaatccatagaaatggagtCCCATTTTATCGTAGTTTAGTAATAGGATATGGTATTGATGAATTGGATTATGATTGTAATATGGTAGGTACTTCGTGGTGGCGAATTCTATAGCATGTGTATTCACGGCTGTTACACTAGTTGCTACATTCGCGAGAAAGGGTGGAAGAACAAGCCTATTACTCTTCACAACAATGCTGATAGATGTGATGATGGTGGCCTTGTTATTCTCTTGTGTCGGAGCAGCGGGGGCCGTAGGGGTACTCGGTGCCAAGGGCAACTCACATTTACGGTGGAACAAAGTGTGTGATGTGTATACTAAATATTGTCACCAAGTTGAAGCTGCTATTGCCCTTTCTTTCTTCGCTGCTGTCGCTTATGTTTTGTTGCTTCTTCTCGAGGTTTCAAAGCTCCAGAGGAGTCGTTACTGATTTAAGGTAGCGACTGCTGATTTCACTTAAAACGAATTCTACGAATTCTATCTTGATTCAGAGTTTCAAATGTGGTGTGTTTTATGAAGTGTGTAATATTTACATTGCTACTACTTTCTATTAATTGTTCACGTTTCGGAGCTTTTGGGATAACCGTGATAGTCTGCTAAGTACGTATGAAATCCTTCTATCAAGGGTAATACCTTATAGAGTCGATAATGCATTGTTTCGACCATGCATAGTTTCAATTCGGATTAAATTTCTTTTTTACGCGTGAAAACTTTTGTTTATTAATTACGGACAAATTAAATCGTAATATATTATTATGACAAAAAAATTTAATTATATTTCGACATTTTGGTAGATATAGTACTATTTTTGTTTTCTCAATTTTCTTCATCATTTGACAATTGATGAAAATGTGTGTCACTATATTTAGACATtttaatttctaaatatttcaaagtTCTACGCAAAATACGGAATTAGCGATATAGACAACTCGAACCACTAATTCCAAATTTTTCAACAGCTAATATGAATGGATAATTTTTCAACAAACTCTGAATATTATATTGCCTCAAAAATCatcaaaaagaaagagaaaaaataaaataaaagaaattacTTTTTTCTAGTTTTTCTTTTCTCCCTAATGTTAAACATTAAGGGAAAAAGAATAtacaaaaactaataaaaaaaaaaaaatctcatccTCTTTTCAATTATATTAATAATCAAATTTCTTCAAGTCATCCATATATATAGAGGACAAATATTTGCGTAAGACGGTCATACAAAGATGGGTTGCGGGGAATCAAAGCATGCGGTCGCTACAACTGAGTCAATTTcaactagcaagaaattcaagtCACTTAACTCTCAAAAGAGCAACAAGGTTAAAAATGTGACCCCACAAAATGACAAGAAAGAATCATCATCAACCATGGCTAAAACCAAAAGTATGGTTAAAAACAAGAGTAAAAACAACAATATTCCTACCAACATAACATCAAACACTTTACTTGGTAAAGAAAATGAAGAAATTCAAatgaataaagctttgaatgatAAATGTGAAGAGCAAAAGAATGAAATTAAGGTGGAGGAGCCAATCAAGGTACATGATCAAGAGAATGAGAAGTCGAGTAATTTCTCGACCCATGACGACATTGTAGAAAGCATTGTGGATGATGGTAGACTAGAGGATGAGAATGTGAATGAAGGAAATAAGGTTGTGGAAGTGGAACCATTTGTGATTCAAGAGAAGGAGAAGGAAGATGATTACTTATTGGTCAATGAGAACAAGTCTGAGAGTCAATCCCCACCTCGTGAAAACATTCTGGAGAACTGTGAGAGTCAATCCCCTCCTCGTGATCAGAAGATTGTGGAGAACTCGGAGAAACAATCTCCACCTCGTGAAAACATTGTGGTGAACTCTATGAGTCAATCCCCTCCTCGTGATCAGAAGATTGTGGAGAACTCGGAGAAACAATCTCCACCTCGTGAAAACATTGTGGTGAACTCTACGAGTCAATCCCCTTCTCGTGATCAGAAGATTGTGGAGAACTCGGAGAAACAATCTCCACCTCGTGAAAACATTGTGGTGAAATCTACGAGTCAATCCCCACCTCGTGAAAACATTGTGGATAACTCAGAGAAACAATCCCCGCCTCTTGAAAACACTGTAGACTCTGAAAGTCAATTATCCCCACCACGTGAAAACATTGTGGATGACTTAGAGAAACAATCCCCACCTCGTAAAAACATTGTAGACTCAGAAAGTCAATTATCCCCACCACGTGAAAACATTGTAGAGAACTCGGAGAAACAATCTCCACCTCGTGAAAACATTGTGGTGAACCCTAAGGTTCAATCCCCACCTCGTGAAAACATTGTGGATAACTCAGAGAAACAATCCCCGCCTCGTGAAAACATTATTGTCGACTCTAAGAGCCTATTATCCCCACCTCGTGAAAACACTGTGGACTCGGTGAGTCAATCCCCACCACATGAAAACATTGTGGAATCAGTTGTAAATGATGATGAAAAATCAATTGACTTGTTAGAAGCAGCTACTGATAAACATGAAAAGCAAATGGATGAAATAAAGGTTGTggaacaaattgtaatccaagaAAACTTGGAGAAGAATAATTTGTCCCCAGAATCTCTTGAAGATTCCTCATTAGTCAAGGACAAAAACTTAGAGAGCCAAACCCTACCAAAAGAGAACATTGTTAAATCTGAGGTAAAAGAGGATGAGAAGCCAGCTGATTTGGTATAAACGATGTAAAATGAAAATATCAAGAGATAATATATGTCGAATTTTCATGAATATACTTCTAAGAAAATATTCTTGATGGTGTGATAATCATAGTTTGGTATGAATTTGTGTGTTATAACCGTGTCCAAATTAATTCTTTACGTATTTTATTTATGGGTGTTTTTAGTATGTTTCACATGGACTCTCTTTAACAGAATATATAATTTACCGTCTCTACATTCTAAAGTACAAATCAATCAATACAGTACTATATGCAAACATTATGGTATGTGATCGTAGTTGACGGTCGTTTAATTACTCCGTATATAATATGAGTATATCAAAATAAAATACTCGCAACAAATTTATATTTTTACGTATGCTTATTTTTAAACAAATCAgaatttatttgtttacttttactTTTGGCACAAATATCAAGAAAAGAGGAGGGGGCAATTATTAGATGATAAGTTGACCAAATTGGGTGTAGAGGATCCAATTGGCCATCAAAGGTATTCCTGggggtcgtttggttgcccaCTAAATTACACAGGAActttaattcatgtgaattgcaaaatgggtaggttgtttggttaccccaattcacatgaattggaacttcccatgaattccaattcctccataatggaggaagttgcttacctagatccccctaggtaagtgggaatgcctacatgaattacAATGCCTACatgtaaccaaacaacattttctaattcacatgaattctaaaatcATGTGATATGACACTTCCTAGGCATTGTAAGTTCCCGTATGTAACCAAACGACTCCCTAAAATAAAAAGACAAACAATTAACTGAAAGTCTGAAACACCAAAATGAAATAGACAGATAAATGACCGGGATGGAAGACTATACTCCATAGTTGAGGGTTGCAAGCATACGTACATATGGTACAATGCATTAAAAATCTGAAAGTTAAAGTCCTTATCTTATGGTTAACTCGATACTAGATGATAAATCCATTTTATTAGAACAAACATGTAACCCGAAAATGAATACATACAAAAAGCAAATGAAATAGTACACTAAAAGGGTTTAAAACACAAGTACATAATACCTAAATAGGTAGataaaacaaaagcagaatgcTACTAATTATTTGACCCATTTTAAGCTTGTAACGGATATGTCCGTCTTTATAAAGTATGCTAAAAAGATAGAGtacattattattttttataagaTGACGAATACTTGATAATTAGTATAAGACTGATGGAGTAAACCAAAACGGAGCACAATAAGGTGATTCCCTGATTTTCCAATCGTAATTAAATGATTCGATTTTATTTGTAGTCAAATTGAATACGCCCGAATGACCTATGCCGTCTTGCCAATAACCTGGCTTAAATAAATTCCGATAACTGTGGCGATGAACGTCCCAAAAATATATGCAATTTCTTCGACAACCACCAACGGATGCGTCAATACAAATCGTCTCATTCCCACCTAAAAACACCGCAACATTCCCTATGCCGTTTTCCAACTCCTCCCAACCACGCGTTGTCGCAGAACGGAATCGAAAAACCCTAAAATTGTCGTCCTTGTGACAATTAATATGGACATGGTTAGTTCGCCAGAACGTTGACCGTATAAACCTCACGATAGCAAGCAAATCGTCACCCGATTGAACAAGATATATGTGAGTATTGACTTCTTTGAGAGGAAAGAAGATACCTTCGATAGAATGACGTCCCTCTAGAGACGGCTTTAACTCCTCTTGAGGTTGTTGATTGGTGTTATGGATATCGTAGTAGAACAAGGACGCCATTTGGTCTACAAAAACTAGCGATTTCATTTTATTGCAGTATATAACATCCATAATAGACGGACCTTTATTATTAAAGTTATTGGAATAATGGATGTATGTCCATGATGGATCTCCTGGTCTTGCTATACTCACATGGGAATTACCATTCTGTATCGCAACCACTAACCaactattgttgttgttgttgttattgttgttgtggtCGTCTGGAAGTTTGAACACGACAACTTTGCAAAAAAAACATAGCGCGAATGGTCTTGGCTCTAGCACTCTTCCATGCATAACGAAATGTGGTTTGAGGAGGAAGCGGTAGTTGGGATTTAGTAATCGGGTTAAACATGTGCATTTGAAGGTCGAGACCAAGGGTGACTATCCAACCACAACGCGAACCCCAACAAGCCTTGCCATAAGTTTCAGGGAGGCTCAAATGATATGACGACTTATTATTCCGGCCATTGCTTAAATTTAGTAACGCTCTTTTATCGTCATAGAGAGCATTTTGCATTGAGTTTTTATCTCCTCTGTTAAAACCCCACGAAAAATCATTTTCAATGATATTAGTCCAATCAATGCGGCTAACCTCACCCTgcatttgtttttgttcataGTCGGGATAAGGGTCGCTGTCATTGCCATCCGTAAGCATAAGCCAAGGCATTTGTCGACTCCAATTATCTCTAAGTTTCGACTCATCGCAAGCACAAGCAGCCTGATTCCATGAATTGCAAACACTAGAGAACATTATAACATCATTCATGACTGGTAGATGATTTTCGACAATTTGAACTAGTAGTTCAAGAGGCAGATTAGACCAATTAACAAAAATCATCCTGTTCTTCAATCACATACAAATAGATTTGtattagaaacaaaaaaaaagtgatcATTTCACTTAGAAAAGTTGctctaatgaaaaaaaaaaaaaaaaaaacataccgaGAGTACTAATAATTAACTACTATCTTCATctcgtttatttgtttgtttttttattctttattcaTTATGGAATTATTATAATGAAGTAATAGATAAATAAAAAATTTGGTTTCTAAACACTAGATCTGAGGTTCAAGGCTTGGTAGCCACATTTATTTACTCTTTTTTGTCTttcttaaaaaaattattttttaaatTATTATGTAAGGCCTCATATTTAGAGTTCGCACGTGGCCCCCAAAAATCCCAAGACGGCCCTGGGTTTGAGATGTAGAAAGTGCTCAACTAGTACAAACATTGCAAATCATCAATAGTTCGATAATAATCAATACAATACGAAACCGTATATAAATACAATACTCGTATAAAACATCTATGCAAATTATTAATGAGAAACAAAAAGAATAGAAACCAAATAAAATGGATAGTTAACAAGGTAAGGGTATCAAACGAACCTTTTTACAACATGCAGTCTGCTAGAGTTAGAAGTGAAATTAAATagtgtatatatgtatatacccTTTTTGATtaggtaaataaatgaataagACTGATGGAGTATATATATAGTGTATAGGGAAGGATAGAAGAAAATCTAAGAAGTTGTGGATATTTATTTAGAAGAATTTCGAGTGCAGTAGAACTGTACAAGTCCTGAACGGAGTAGTTCTCTAATTCTCTAGTAAACCTCGCATATTACGGAACTAGTGTCACAATTCCAAACCGTATATAAATATGTGAACGTGTTGGCAACAAAACTAACACCACAAGTCAAACGATGATCAGTTGGTAAGTAACAGTCTAAAATTCATTGTCGGAAGATGCAAGGACTTGATACGGAATTCTACATGGACGGTGAAGCTGGAGCACGTGTATCGCGAGGCTAACAGAGCCGCTGATATACTAGCTAATAGAGGAATCGACTCAAGTACCATCCCTACTTTTTTGGATACTCCGTTTAGCGATTTGAGGTCTATCCTCAGGGAGGATGTTTTTGGGGTCGCTATACCCCGTGTAATAGCTAGCACTTaagttttgtaaaaaaaaaaaacaagtcaaACAAAATATAAGATATAAATTTAAGTACTTGCTCTTTTTTGGACAAATATTATTATTTCACCGATTTTTTGTCATTAGTTTTCTATATCTTACCATCCtccatttactaaaagaataggaaaAACTAGAGATTTTCCTGCCAAAAGCACTCTAAGCTATAAATTGGGCCTCATTTTAGAGGTTATTCTAAACATTTGATGGGCCTAACATATGATCCTATTGTGTTAAATATCCTCTTCAGCTTCCAGTGATATGCTTACTCGTATCTTTATCACATCTTCATCCCCCTTCTACTAAAAGAATAAAGCTCTCTAAATTTTTTTCCCGCTTAAGTGAGATGTTCTATGACTGGTCCTCA
Protein-coding sequences here:
- the LOC141619174 gene encoding CASP-like protein 1E1 encodes the protein MMERNNMGVNGMEKGIEQGKNGGKKWDEIIIRVLVLLLTLVAAILIGVNKQTKIVAITISPDLPAFNVPVTAKSSYVSAFVYFVVANSIACVFTAVTLVATFARKGGRTSLLLFTTMLIDVMMVALLFSCVGAAGAVGVLGAKGNSHLRWNKVCDVYTKYCHQVEAAIALSFFAAVAYVLLLLLEVSKLQRSRY